A stretch of DNA from Micromonospora sp. WMMD1155:
GGCGGGTGCGAGTACGTGTCGAGCAGACCGCCTTACCCGGGATCGGGGTACGTCACGACCTGGTGACGGAGTCCGGACGCCGCCTGGGCGTCGTTTCCCACCGCAATGGCCGCCGTGATCTCGTCCTCTACGATCCCGACGATCCCGACGCCTGCCAGGCGGACATTCCGCTGACCGACGACGAGGCCGAGGCTCTGGCCGACATTCTCGGCGCGTCGCTGATGCTCGGTCAACTCTCCGGGCTCCGCGAGCAGGCCGCCGGTCTGCTCACCGAGCAGATCGCCATTCCGGCCGGGTCGCCGTACGTCAACCGGAAGCTCGGCGACACCAAGGCGCGTACCCGCACCAGCGCCTCCATCGTGGCGGTGCTGCGCGAAGGCGAAGTGATCGTCTCGCCACTCCCCTCCTTCCGCTTCGCGGCCGGCGACGTGGTGGTCGTCGTCGGGACCCGCAGG
This window harbors:
- a CDS encoding TrkA C-terminal domain-containing protein, encoding MRVRVEQTALPGIGVRHDLVTESGRRLGVVSHRNGRRDLVLYDPDDPDACQADIPLTDDEAEALADILGASLMLGQLSGLREQAAGLLTEQIAIPAGSPYVNRKLGDTKARTRTSASIVAVLREGEVIVSPLPSFRFAAGDVVVVVGTRRGLDGVSAILADSDPDG